One part of the Arabidopsis thaliana chromosome 1 sequence genome encodes these proteins:
- a CDS encoding repressor ROX1-like protein (unknown protein; BEST Arabidopsis thaliana protein match is: unknown protein (TAIR:AT1G28630.4); Has 13187 Blast hits to 6837 proteins in 407 species: Archae - 0; Bacteria - 447; Metazoa - 4509; Fungi - 1333; Plants - 399; Viruses - 45; Other Eukaryotes - 6454 (source: NCBI BLink).) has protein sequence MSGDMFDDQSPLLSPLCFLESPEPCIPLLDCLPNSTVETEKPYVDPFGLVPVSTIDETNLLLSSQQSNLVTYQETSTLVPKPLEMHQNQNQNQHQHQNQNQHQHQHQYQNQHQHQYQNQHQHRVVQQQQQQQLINSHETWLQDKLSNMLNTIQQESSVFTRNQTEIGQQVRQANNGFAHPTVTNSPLQLQNRFLPVPLIPQHRSNAFGSLFPQTMGSARPQNYMPYQTPHQQVSSSFGMYPQQPRPPVFVRRQNEPPNIRMVNNNALTRIHPLQNQTNMIPPFNAVPQRTIPRPQMSSRLFTRQHGGMQTSVNQSPLRFRLPNINNRQAPVRPNANAIIPPQGEILGCRRRSYPSRFEFGQSSSSSAQRRRIVPASENVGSTSINHGNAEQRGTNTIYDPRYESFGLCIDPHLRKYAMTL, from the exons ATGTCTGGCGATATGTTCGATGACCAATCGCCGTTGTTGAGTCctttatgttttcttgaaTCACCGGAACCGTGTATTCCGTTATTG GATTGCCTGCCGAATTCAACAGTAGAAACCGAAAAACCGTATGTTGACCCTTTTGGATTGGTACCCGTCTCTACAATAGACGAAACTAACCTCTTGTTATCCTCTCAACAATCAAATCTAGTCACATATCAAGAGACATCAACTCTGGTACCAAAACCACTTGAAATG CACCAGAATCAGAACCAGAACCAGCACcaacatcaaaaccaaaatcaacatCAACACCAACACCAATACCAGAACCAGCACCAACACCAATACCAGAACCAGCACCAGCACCGTGTtgtacaacaacaacaacaacaacaactaatcAATTCGCATGAGACGTGGTTACAGGATAAGTTATCAAACATGTTGAATACTATTCAGCAGGAGTCGAGTGTTTTTACAAGG AACCAAACAGAGATTGGTCAACAAGTGAGGCAAGCAAATAATGGATTTGCACATCCAACTGTGACGAATTCTCCacttcaacttcaaaaccGTTTTCTTCCAGTACCTTT GATACCTCAACACCGTTCTAATGCATTTGGATCACTTTTTCCTCAAACTATGGGATCCGCTAG GCCACAGAACTATATGCCATATCAGACGCCTCATCAACAAGTCAGTTCTTCCTTTGGCATGTATCCACAGCAACCGCGCCCACCAGTGTTTGTCCGTAGGCAAAATGAACCTCCCAATATAAGGATGGTTAACAATAATGCTCT GACCAGGATACATCCgttacaaaatcaaacaaatatgatCCCTCCCTTTAATGCTGTTCCCCAACGTACCATACCCCGACCTCAAATGTCTTCTAGATTATTTACCAG GCAACATGGCGGTATGCAAACATCGGTGAATCAGTCTCCATTGAGGTTTAGGTTACCCAACATTAACAATCGTCAGGCCCCTGTACGTCCAAACGCAAACGCAATCATACCCCCACAG GGTGAAATTTTAGGATGTCGACGAAGAAGTTACCCAAGTCGATTTGAATTTGgacaatcatcatcatcttcggCTCAACGAAGG AGAATTGTACCAGCAAGCGAAAATGTTGGCTCAACTTCAATCAATCATGGAAATGCTGAACAAAG GGGCACAAATACTATATACGATCCAAGATACGAAAGCTTCGGTTTATGTATTGATCCACACTTGAGAAAGTATGCTATGACGCTATAA
- the AGL66 gene encoding AGAMOUS-like 66 (AGAMOUS-like 66 (AGL66); FUNCTIONS IN: sequence-specific DNA binding transcription factor activity; INVOLVED IN: regulation of transcription, pollen development; LOCATED IN: nucleus; EXPRESSED IN: petal, leaf whorl, male gametophyte, flower, pollen tube; EXPRESSED DURING: L mature pollen stage, M germinated pollen stage, 4 anthesis, petal differentiation and expansion stage; CONTAINS InterPro DOMAIN/s: Transcription factor, MADS-box (InterPro:IPR002100); BEST Arabidopsis thaliana protein match is: AGAMOUS-like 104 (TAIR:AT1G22130.1); Has 6165 Blast hits to 6165 proteins in 753 species: Archae - 0; Bacteria - 2; Metazoa - 622; Fungi - 302; Plants - 5159; Viruses - 0; Other Eukaryotes - 80 (source: NCBI BLink).), translated as MGRVKLEIKRIENTTNRQVTFSKRRNGLIKKAYELSILCDIDIALLMFSPSDRLSLFSGKTRIEDVFSRYINLSDQERENALVFPDQSRRPDFQSKEYLLRTLQQLKAENDIALQLTNPTAINSDVEELEHEVYKLQQQLLMAEEELRKYEPDPIRFTTMEEYETCEKQLMDTLTRVNQRREHILSQDQLSSYEASALQQQQSMGGPFGNDVVGGWLTENGPNEAHLFDASAHSAMYETLLQGSSSSSNQNNIMGESNVSNHNGDMFQEWAQAYNSTTAHNPSTLFPPMQHQHGLVVDPNIEEIEIPVMKKDAQADHEVSDYDIRMPQLSSQ; from the exons ATGGGTCGAGTGAAATTGGAGATAAAACGAATAGAAAACACAACGAATCGACAAGTTACATTCTCCAAAAGACGAAATGGTCTTATAAAGAAAGCTTATGAATTGTCCATTCTTTGTGACATCGACATTGCTCTCCTCATGTTCTCTCCCTCTGATCGCCTTAGCCTCTTTTCGGGCAAAACaag GATTGAAGACGTTTTCTCTAGATACATCAATCTTTCTGATCAAGAACGAGAGAA tgCTCTAGTATTCCCCGATCAAAGTCGACGCCC AGATTTCCAGAGCAAAGAG TATCTACTCCGGACTTTGCAGCAACTCAAGGCTGAGAATGATATTGCTCTTCAACTTACCAA ccCTACAGCTATCAACTCCGACGTCGAG GAACTTGAGCATGAAGTTTATAagttacaacaacaacttctcaTGGCAGAGGAAGAACTAAG gaAATACGAACCAGATCCAATCAGGTTTACAACAATGGAAGAGTACGAAACTTGTGAGAAGCAGCTCATGGACACCTTAACACGTGTCAATCAACGACGG GAACATATATTGAGTCAAGACCAATTATCTTCATATGAAGCATCTGCTTTACAACAACAGCAAAGCATGGGTGGGCCTTTTGGAAACGACGTCGTTGGAGGATGGCTGACTGAAAATGGGCCTAACGAAGCCCATTTATTCGACGCATCGGCACATTCAGCAATGTATGAAACTTTATTGCAAGGAAGTAGCTCAAGCTCGAACCAAAACAACATTATGGGTGAATCCAATGTGTCAAATCATAACGGTGACATGTTTCAAGAATGGGCCCAAGCCTATAATTCTACTACGGCCCATAACCCTTCGACTCTATTTCCTCCTATGCAGCATCAG CATGGACTGGTGGTTGATCCCAATatagaagaaattgaaatacCGGTTATGAAGAAGGATGCACAAGCAGACCACGAGGTCTCCGACTATGATATAAGAATGCCTCAGCTCAGTAGCCAATAA
- the AST56 gene encoding STAS domain / Sulfate transporter family (AST56; FUNCTIONS IN: sulfate transmembrane transporter activity; INVOLVED IN: sulfate transport, transport, transmembrane transport; LOCATED IN: integral to membrane, membrane; EXPRESSED IN: 17 plant structures; EXPRESSED DURING: 9 growth stages; CONTAINS InterPro DOMAIN/s: Sulphate transporter (InterPro:IPR011547), Sulphate transporter/antisigma-factor antagonist STAS (InterPro:IPR002645), Sulphate anion transporter, conserved site (InterPro:IPR018045), Sulphate anion transporter (InterPro:IPR001902); BEST Arabidopsis thaliana protein match is: slufate transporter 2;1 (TAIR:AT5G10180.1); Has 9792 Blast hits to 9696 proteins in 1853 species: Archae - 35; Bacteria - 5971; Metazoa - 1157; Fungi - 422; Plants - 555; Viruses - 0; Other Eukaryotes - 1652 (source: NCBI BLink).), producing the protein MQLSSLSHTSITHKDKKKKMGIELQNHQSHHEEASPAEEPMSRWLINTPEPPSMWQELIGYIRTNVLAKKKHKRNKTKNSSSNLVYSCLKSAFPILSWGRQYKLNLFKKDLMAGLTLASLCIPQSIGYANLAGLDPEYGLYTSVVPPLIYSTMGTSRELAIGPVAVVSLLLSSMVRDLQDPVTDPIAYRKIVFTVTFFAGAFQAIFGLFRLGFLVDFLSHAALVGFMAGAAIVIGLQQLKGLFGLTHFTNKTDVVSVLSSVFHSLHHPWQPLNFVIGSSFLIFILLARFIGKRNNKLFWIPAMAPLISVVLATLIVYLSNAESRGVKIVKHIKPGFNQLSVNQLQFKSPHLGQIAKIGLISAIIALTEAIAVGRSFATIKGYRLDGNKEMMAMGFMNIAGSLSSCYVATGSFSRTAVNFSAGCETVVSNIVMAITVMISLEVLTRFLYFTPTAILASIILSALPGLIDVSGALHIWKLDKLDFLVLIAAFFGVLFASVEIGLLLAVGISFARIMLSSIRPSIEALGRLSKTDIFGDINQYPMANKTAGLLTLRISSPLLCFANANFIRDRILNSVQEIEGEENEQEVLKENGLQVVILDMSCVMGVDTSGVFALEELHQELASNDIRLVIASPRWRVLHKLKRAKLDEKIKTENIYMTVGEAVDIYVRARSTSHELC; encoded by the exons ATGCAACTTAGTTCCCTATCACACACTTCAATAACCcacaaagataaaaaaaaaaaaatgggcaTAGAGCTTCAGAATCACCAGAGCCACCATGAAGAAGCCAGTCCTGCAGAAGAGCCCATGTCACGGTGGCTGATAAATACGCCGGAACCACCAAGCATGTGGCAAGAGCTTATTGGGTACATAAGAACAAATGTCTTGGCcaagaagaaacataagagGAACAAGACGAAGAACTCATCATCAAACCTTGTTTACTCTTGTCTTAAATCGGCTTTCCCTATACTTAGTTGGGGAAGACAATACAAACTCAACTTGTTCAAGAAAGATTTGATGGCAGGTCTCACTCTCGCTAGTCTTTGCATTCCTCAG AGTATAGGATATGCTAATTTGGCTGGACTTGATCCAGAGTACGGTCTAT ATACAAGTGTGGTACCACCTCTGATATATTCGACGATGGGAACTTCGAGAGAGTTAGCCATTGGTCCTGTGGCTGTAGTTTCGCTTCTTCTGTCGTCAATGGTTCGTGACCTTCAAGATCCAGTCACCGACCCAATTGCTTACCGAAAAATTGTCTTCACTGTCACGTTTTTCGCTGGCGCGTTTCAAGCCATCTTTGGACTCTTCAG GTTAGGGTTTTTGGTGGACTTTTTGTCACATGCTGCACTTGTTGGGTTCATGGCTGGTGCTGCAATTGTCATTGGTTTACAACAACTTAAaggtttatttggtttgacTCATTTTACCAATAAAACCGATGTAGTTTCGGTTTTATCTTCGGTTTTCCACTCGCTTCACCATCCG TGGCAACCTCTGAACTTTGTCATCGGTAGCTCattcctcatcttcatcctcctaGCTAGATTTATC ggaaaaagaaacaataagtTGTTTTGGATTCCAGCGATGGCACCGCTAATATCAGTTGTATTAGCAACACTAATAGTGTATTTATCCAATGCTGAGTCACGAGGGGTTAAGATTGTTAAACACATTAAACCAGGGTTTAACCAGCTTTCAGTTAACCAATTACAATTCAAAAGTCCACATCTTGGTCAAATCGCCAAAATTGGTCTTATTTCTGCAATCATCGCCCTAACG GAAGCAATCGCAGTGGGAAGATCGTTTGCGACGATCAAAGGATATCGTTTGGATGGGAACAAAGAGATGATGGCTATGGGATTTATGAATATCGCTGGTTCTTTATCTTCTTGCTATGTAGCTACCG GGTCTTTCTCAAGAACGGCGGTGAATTTCAGTGCTGGTTGCGAGACGGTGGTTTCAAACATTGTAATGGCGATTACAGTGATGATTTCACTAGAAGTTTTGACGAGGTTTCTCTACTTCACACCAACGGCGATTCTTGCCTCCATAATCCTCTCGGCGCTTCCAGGTCTCATTGATGTCTCTGGTGCTTTACACATTTGGAAACTCGATAAACTCGATTTTCTCGTCCTCATTGCCGCCTTCTTCGGCGTCCTCTTTGCCTCCGTCGAGATCGGTCTTCTTCTCGCC gTGGGGATATCGTTTGCAAGAATAATGTTGAGTTCGATAAGACCAAGCATTGAGGCCTTAGGGAGGTTATCAAAAACAGATATCTTCGGTGACATAAATCAGTATCCAATGGCAAATAAGACTGCAGGATTATTGACTCTTCGAATCAGTTCTCCTTTGCTATGCTTTGCTAATGCCAATTTTATAAGAGACAG aaTATTGAATTCAGTTCAAGAAATAGAAGGAGAGGAGAATGAACAAGAAGttctaaaagaaaatggtCTTCAAGTAGTAATTCTCGACATGTCTT GCGTGATGGGCGTAGATACATCAGGAGTATTTGCACTTGAAGAACTACATCAAGAGCTAGCTTCTAATGACATCCGG TTAGTCATCGCTAGTCCCAGATGGAGGGTACTTCACAAATTGAAGCGAGCAAAATTGGACGAGAAAATAAAgacagaaaatatatatatgacagTAGGAGAAGCCGTAGATATTTATGTAAGAGCAAGATCTACGTCCCACGAGTtgtgttga